A portion of the Actomonas aquatica genome contains these proteins:
- a CDS encoding MEKHLA domain-containing protein produces MSEPSAANAYLADHVALLRSSFRQLTGRELLSLDAAEAEASPAAIAEALYRAPFVVLSHGTEVDPVFNYANLTAQCVFEMSWAEITQLPSRFSAEPVSREERAQLLERVSSHGFIDDYRGVRISATGRRFWIEQATVWNVSDATGAACGQAATFAQWTPLAE; encoded by the coding sequence ATGTCCGAACCCTCCGCCGCCAACGCCTATTTGGCCGACCATGTCGCGTTGCTGCGCTCCAGCTTTCGGCAGCTGACCGGGCGGGAGTTGCTCTCGCTCGACGCTGCGGAAGCAGAGGCCTCACCCGCGGCGATTGCGGAGGCTTTGTATCGGGCGCCGTTTGTGGTGCTGTCGCATGGCACCGAGGTCGATCCGGTTTTTAACTACGCCAATCTCACCGCGCAGTGCGTGTTTGAGATGAGCTGGGCGGAGATCACGCAGTTGCCGTCACGTTTTTCGGCCGAGCCAGTGAGCCGAGAGGAGCGGGCCCAACTGCTGGAGCGGGTGAGCAGCCACGGTTTCATCGATGACTATCGCGGTGTGCGCATTTCCGCGACGGGGCGCCGCTTTTGGATCGAGCAAGCCACGGTCTGGAATGTGAGCGACGCCACGGGGGCGGCCTGCGGTCAGGCGGCGACCTTTGCGCAGTGGACGCCGCTGGCGGAGTAA